The stretch of DNA CTTTGGAGAAGGCGACTTCGGTTCAGGCGAGCTGGACGGGGAGCTGCTGTAGCGAGAACGGTGTTGTCTGCCGCTAGAGTGTCGAGGAGATCGCGATCTCTTTCGTGAGTCTCGAAGTCGAGGCGGGGTCGCAGAACGTCGCCGAGGTGTGGCGGAACCACGActgcgggagcgggagcgcgaACGCAAACGAGACGGCGATCTACCGCTTGGGCCTCGTCTCGAAGCCTGATCACGACCACGTCTTCCCCGTGGGACGTAACTGTCGCGTCCATACGCGTCTCGTGGGCCACGACCACGCGGACCCGGGGAAGGAGATCGCGGACGAGCACGGCCGTACCCACCCCGTCCACGGTTCGAAAAAGGACGGTCACCGCGTCTTGGGGCTGCCTGCCAGCTGTCACCGCCGGGCCGCCTATCTCTCGTATCGCGTTCGTCATTACCACGGCTTCGTCGGGAGTCCTCGGCAGCTTTGTCGGCATCGAACTGCAGGAAACAGTTAGTCACGAGTCTTTCGACAGGGAGCGGCCGCAATCCAACCGTTTTCTGCATAAGCTCAAGCTTCTTTGCTTCGAGAAGCTCCTGAGGAACTCCTGACGAGTTGGACTGGGCGCTGAGCAGCATGTTCCACAGCTCTTTGCAAAATGGGGCCGTGTCTTTGTCCAGAAAGCCGGTGAGCTGTATTTGAATCGATTTGATGTCCGGCTGGCGAACATTTAGCAGTTTGCAGCCGTATTCGGGTGTGCGAAGGGGGAGACAAACGAATTGCCGGGCTTTGAGGAGGTTCAGGCAAAGATCGCTGAGAACATCATCCTCGCCTTTGAGAATCTCGCCGATTCGCTTGTGAATCCATCTGTGCAAATTCTAGTCAACATGCGAGTTCCACACGTTGGCGTCGGGCCGAGACGCGGAAGACCAACTTTTTCATGACCGGCTCGTTGACCTTCTTCATGTCGACCTTCTCGTTGAACTCGCGTGGAAACTTTGTCGACTTCAAGAGCCGGGCATCCACCTTGGACGCCATCTCGGCgactggccgccgtcgtcgcggcgatGAAAGGCGTTGGGCTGCCGGAGGAGATCGTTTCGAAGGAGGGACGCGGCCTTTGAGGTGTTGTGCAGGGGAGAAAGTGACGTCGGTATCTGGCAGGGCACCAAGCCTGTGTTAGCCACTCGGACAGAGCGCTAGCGTGCTGGTGCCAGTTGAGCCCTGGAAGTGCTTGCAGACGGCCCTGGGGCCGCAGTcaagcccagcccagccagccagctccgaCTGGAGCCTGGcacgccgccagctggctggtggcTGTTCAGGGCCGTTGATTGGCCTAAGCTCCACATGTGCCACGGGCCTACAGGAGCCCCTCGAAGGCTGCCAAGCTCCACGCAAGGACGCAGGTGTAAGCTCCCCCGACCTCAATCGCAACATCATCGCCACCTCTCATGGGATAGATGCATGAGCGCATCGCCCGGTGCACTTTCGACGAGTCCCGCCAGATCAGCCCGAGAGAATTCAACATCCCAAGCATTCAGAACCCCGTGACATGGGACTGCCCCTCAGGATGAACACTCTCCACGCACCCACTGTGCCCTCGGGGCCTACGAGCGCTGCGAGGACAAACGGTCAGGCGGGGCAATTGAGCTTCGCCGAGTTGCAACGCAAGAAGGATGACACGGAGGCAGAGCTGAAGGCCCTCGGCGCAGTGCTTGACTCGGTACATCCTTCCTGGCGACGCCACGACTACGCACCTGCTAACCATCCACCAGCACGGGGTGGACATGGAGACGTCACTGCTCACCAGAGACGGGTTTCCGCGCGCAGATATTGACGTGGCCCAGAGTAAGCGGCCTGGCTGCAGGCAGAGGGGCATCAGGCACGGACGCTGACAGTCTGCAGTCCGAACCACACGAGCTCGGATCATCCGGCTTCGAAATGACTACAAGGATCTCATGGCAAACATTGAGAAGTTCCTTCACGAGCACTTTGCCAACGTGGATGATGCCGAACCAGTTCCAACTGCCAGCTCACAGCAGGCGATACTACCGGACTCCCTACCAACGGCCGCAGAGGAGGTGTTTGCAAGAGTGAACTCGGTTGCTCCCGGCAGCCCGGCCGAGCGAGCTGGCTTGAAGGCGGGAGATGAGATTCGCGTCTTTGGTTATGTGAACAAATCGAATCACGATAACCTTAAGAAGGTGGCTGAGTGCGTGCAGGGTAACGAAGGGGTAGGGAACCcttggccgctgccgtcgcccagtGTCGTTGACTAACCTCAGTCTCAGGGCAACATATTCATCAGAGTGTCCCGAACATCAGGCGTGTCGCAACGGGAGGAACTTCGCCTGACGTTGACTCCGACGAGCGACTGGGGTGGCAGAGGCATGTTGGGCTGCCATATCCTCCCGCTGTAGACGTGGACTTTCAGGCACATAACTGTTTGCGGATTTCTTTGGGACAGCGCATGGACATTTGAGCTGGGTCGGGTTCTCGCGCCTTAGGGTGTGTTGAAACTTGAAAGGGAGCAGGCAGCCCAAGCGTACTAGTAAATGAAGGTTGCTATCTGCAATACCAAAAAAATTGTCAATTTGCAGGAAGCCTTATGTTCGTAATAACTGCTACAAAGATACCCCACGGCCTAACGAGTCATTTCGGGCTTCGAGTTATTATTCTGGCTATCTTATCCATGCTCCCCTTACCCTCGGGCCTCTCGTGGATTGTAGACAGGCGGCTGCCTTGCAAAAAGAAGAGTCAAGGCCCTGCGCATAGGTCCCCTCAGTGATTGATAAGCAGTGAGCCGTCGGGCCGCAAGCGGGTGACAGCTCCCTCAGGCAGCTCGCTTCACTGAGCGTCAAACAGCTCATAGGGGCCGAAGCAAACATCACGCCATGGATTAGGCAACGTCAGATCCCCAAGTCAGGTAGTCCTGTCGGGCAGCGCTCTCTGCCAGACACCCAGCAACGATAAGGTAGCGGTTGGTGCACTGTAgagtacaaagtacagtatacctaGAAGTGCCGTAGTACCGAGGTAAGGCACGGCTCCAGCCTAACGATACGCTGCACCGGGCGAGAGCCAATTAGTAGCGGGCGTAGGTACCCATTAGCTTGCCCTGGCTCTCAGCCTCGAGCTCGCAGCAAGCAGCTTGTGGATCCATGGATCCCGTCACAGGAGGCGGTGACGTTGTTTGCGCGCCGCGGGAACCCCTGTCCGCTGATTGGGAGGCGCTTCACTGACATCACGTGCATGAGCCCACCCAgacgccctcccccccccagcaGATTGAATTTTTCGCTTTGATGAGGCTGCCCTGGCCCAGCCAGCTTTCCCCGCCGCCTTTCAAAACACCCAAGCAGGCCTGTCTCGTCTTGTGCAAGTTTGCCTTTCCACTGCACAATTTCGCAACCCCAGGGAGGCCCTCAAGACACAAGGTATggcccccttcccccgtcCGCAGCTCCGCATCCTCCCCTCGCATCCGACGACATCAGGACAACGAGCGTGcgccctcctcttccttctcttCCCTCTATTTTTTTCCTTTCCTACGCGAGCCCGCGTCCCACGTTCGCCGTGCCCAGGCTAACGCCACGATCAGTGCACCCCGCTTGTTTACATCACCGGAAGAATCTTGGCTACGACATCGAGTCGAATCGCAAAGATGGCTGAGCAGCAGACTCCCACCTTCAAGCTCgtgcttgtcggcgacggtggtaCCGGCAAGGTACGTCGAGATTGCCTTCCTCCGAGCTTCGCTGCGTCTTTAtcgaccgcccgccgaaCGGCTAccccgcctcgtcgaccagcgcagcgccgcgcaaCGCAGCTCACGACGTCAGAACGTCCCATCCCGCCACGACTCCCATGCTAACAGACGGCCGTCGCTTG from Purpureocillium takamizusanense chromosome 6, complete sequence encodes:
- a CDS encoding uncharacterized protein (EggNog:ENOG503NZ5R~COG:A), whose translation is MASKVDARLLKSTKFPREFNEKVDMKKVNEPVMKKWIHKRIGEILKGEDDVLSDLCLNLLKARQFVCLPLRTPEYGCKLLNVRQPDIKSIQIQLTGFLDKDTAPFCKELWNMLLSAQSNSSGVPQELLEAKKLELMQKTVGLRPLPVERLVTNCFLQFDADKAAEDSRRSRGNDERDTRDRRPGGDSWQAAPRRGDRPFSNRGRGGYGRARPRSPSPGPRGRGPRDAYGRDSYVPRGRRGRDQASRRGPSGRSPSRLRSRSRSRSRGSATPRRRSATPPRLRDSRKRSRSPRHSSGRQHRSRYSSSPSSSPEPKSPSPKRRRRSPSSSAPVERGRRRHSSSRSISTRSDSRSRSRRRSVSRSRSRSRRDSRSRSYSSDRSRSRSRSRSRSRSIDRRSSSRSRHGKDGSGQRRRERSSSRYSDDGRSPRGQGRRGGNTRGGDRWARGNRGRHGRRRNSSSESSPVRVRGSSADVLEDKRGTAHRKPMSSIEKDHEVGGSS
- a CDS encoding uncharacterized protein (EggNog:ENOG503NZ5R~COG:A), whose protein sequence is MASKVDARLLKSTKFPREFNEKVDMKKVNEPVMKKWIHKRIGEILKGEDDVLSDLCLNLLKARQFPDIKSIQIQLTGFLDKDTAPFCKELWNMLLSAQSNSSGVPQELLEAKKLELMQKTVGLRPLPVERLVTNCFLQFDADKAAEDSRRSRGNDERDTRDRRPGGDSWQAAPRRGDRPFSNRGRGGYGRARPRSPSPGPRGRGPRDAYGRDSYVPRGRRGRDQASRRGPSGRSPSRLRSRSRSRSRGSATPRRRSATPPRLRDSRKRSRSPRHSSGRQHRSRYSSSPSSSPEPKSPSPKRRRRSPSSSAPVERGRRRHSSSRSISTRSDSRSRSRRRSVSRSRSRSRRDSRSRSYSSDRSRSRSRSRSRSRSIDRRSSSRSRHGKDGSGQRRRERSSSRYSDDGRSPRGQGRRGGNTRGGDRWARGNRGRHGRRRNSSSESSPVRVRGSSADVLEDKRGTAHRKPMSSIEKDHELNRAQIDQTLLKDKLLREKSLLQHKKSKEEDTV
- the NAS2 gene encoding putative 26S proteasome regulatory subunit (COG:O~EggNog:ENOG503P5F5); translated protein: MGLPLRMNTLHAPTVPSGPTSAARTNGQAGQLSFAELQRKKDDTEAELKALGAVLDSHGVDMETSLLTRDGFPRADIDVAQIRTTRARIIRLRNDYKDLMANIEKFLHEHFANVDDAEPVPTASSQQAILPDSLPTAAEEVFARVNSVAPGSPAERAGLKAGDEIRVFGYVNKSNHDNLKKVAECVQGNEGGNIFIRVSRTSGVSQREELRLTLTPTSDWGGRGMLGCHILPL